A genomic region of Papaver somniferum cultivar HN1 chromosome 7, ASM357369v1, whole genome shotgun sequence contains the following coding sequences:
- the LOC113300172 gene encoding elongation factor 2-like, with the protein MDVDMCKGVQYLDEIKDSVVAELSWVSKEAVLPEENMTGYMHVTWFSILMSFAEMLDRSFLPLGGLCNLSASQLNLDFMYRDPSSGDLSWWCLRCPLYNIKAYLPVIEAFGFSCYQLKAATSGQAFPLCLFDHWDTVVSDPLEPGT; encoded by the coding sequence ATGGATGTGGATATGTGTAAGGGAGTTCAGTACCTTGATGAAATCAAGGATTCAGTTGTCGCAGAGCTTTCATGGGTGTCAAAGGAAGCTGTGCTACCAGAAGAGAACATGACGGGGTATATGCATGTGACGTGGTTCTCCATACTGATGTCATTTGCAGAGATGCTGGACAGGTCATTCCTACCCCTAGGAGGGCTATGCAACCTCAGTGCCTCACAGCTAAACCTAGACTTTATGTATCGAGATCCAAGCTCCGGAGACTTGTCTTGGTGGTGTTTACGGTGTCCTCTCTACAACATCAAAGCTTATCTACCCGTCATCGAGGCATTTGGTTTCTCTTGTTACCAGCTTAAGGCTGCGACATCAGGACAGGCTTTTCCCCTGTGCCTGTTTGATCATTGGGATACAGTGGTGTCTGATCCTTTGGAGCCTGGTACTTAA